The following nucleotide sequence is from Candidatus Flexicrinis affinis.
AACGTTCGCGCGCAGACCCGGTCGCCGTCCAGACTTTGCTCGGTCCAGATCAGCCACCCCCCTCCCTCGGTCAGACAAACATCGGGCTCGATCGAGGTCTTGTTAAGTACCGGCACCGGAACGCTGATCCGCAGGTCCGGTTCGTCAACGATCTGCTGTGCGAACAACATGGTGTCTCCGTCGCCAAGGGCGATCCAAAAGAGTGGTGATAACTTTGCAGCCGCGAGGCTCAACCGGGCCGCAACAGCCGTTCAACCTCGTTCATCGGCAAGACATGCCCGACCAGCGGCTGCGACTCGTCCGGCTGGGACTGCTGCCAGATGGCGAGAATGCCCTCCTCAAGTGTCAATGTCGACACATATCGGCTCGAACCGGTCCCGTACGGCGAAACGAACAGCGGAGCCAACCGCGAAAGGCGCTGCATGTCGCGGGTCGGTAGCGGGCCGCCGACGAACGCACCGCCCAGTTCTTCACAGGAGTACCCGCGCGGTCTGCGCCGGGCATTCGGGTTCTCGTCCAGTTTGCGCAGGCACTCTGCGCCGTCATAGAAGTAGACGAAGCGCGGCGGGCCGTCGGCGAATGCGCCCAGTGCCGGAACCGCCAATCGCCCCGTCACGCGCGTCGCGGCGATGTCCCAAGTCGGGCCGCGAGACGCAGCCTCCCAGTCAACGATGTCGAAGGGCGAGGCACCCGAACGCCGGATGGCAAGCCCGGTATTGCTGGACGCCCACGTGAACGGATGCGAGCAGAAGATGAGCCCCGTATCGCCATCCGGCATGTTGAAGACGGATGGATCCTTAACGTGCAGGTATTCGGGCAGATCGTGGTTCGCAATCACCGGTTCCATGCGTGCGGGGTCAAGGCTGCTCACTGACGGCGCCGCGATTCGATCAATCGACCAGACGCCGGTGCCGGGCTTCTGATACTCGGCCAGACCGTCGGGATACGGGATGTCTTTCTCGGACGAGACGAACAGCTCGATGGATCCGTCCAGCAAGGCGTGAAGCGATGTCCCCTCGATCGACACCACCTCTGCTCCGGATTGGCTGAGATCGGCCTTGCTGAAGCTGACAATCTTGCGGAAGGTCCGGCCGCGATCTTCCGAGGCGAACACGGCGCACTCCAGCCCGCGTTCACCCGCGCCCAGCCCGGTTCGCGAATCGCCGTAGTTGCGGTAGCGTCCGCTCAGCAGCAGCGTACCGTCGGCGAGCTGGATCAGGTTGCCGCCGCCAAACCAATGGCCCGTCGATGGACGGTACGCGGGAACCAGCACGCGGGCGCGCCCCTGATCGATCAGGGCGGTCAGGAACCGTGTAAGCGCGCGCGCCTGCACGTCGCTCAGGGCGTAGACAGTCGTTTGTGAAACGCTTATCGGGGTTAACCTCGGTTAGTGTGCTCGGCGTGCCAATCAACGACCACGCCGAGATAGTCCGTTTTGCGATTGAGCAGGCCGTCATACGCCGCTGGCAAGGCTTCCGGCGCGATCACATGTGTCGTGACAGCGTTTACGTCGACCCGCCCGTCGCGCAGGAGTTGGATCAAGTAGGCGAGGTTCGACTCGACGGACACCGGAATGCCGAGACCCGCATACGGAGGCAGGCGCCACTCCAGCGCGCCGCGGACCGTAAGCCAGCGCATGTGAATATCGCGGAAGGTCCGGTTCAGGTCGCCCGAATACGGCACGCGGGGAGATCCAAGCAGGATCACCTGTCCCGTGTCGGCGCACGCCGCGACGCATGTCTCGGCCACCGCGCTGTGCCCGACCGCCTCGACCGTAACTTCTGCACCGCGTCCATGTGTCAGTTCGCGCAAAGCCGCGAGCTGCTCCTCTGGCGGGACATCGATGACGTGCTCGACGCCAACCTGCAGCGCCCGGTCGCAGCGCATGCGGACCGGATCGAGACCGATGACGCGGAGTCCGGCATGGCGGTACAACTGCGCGGCAAGGTTGCCCACGACGCCAAGCCCGAACACGGCGACCGTATCGCCCGGGCGGCACTGCGTGAGCTGCGGGCCGTGGATGGCGACCAGCGCCATGCGCAGCATGACCAGTTGTTGGGCGGAGATGTCATCGGGGACCGGGTAGATCGCCGTGACCGGCTTGCCCGAGGCCATATCATCATAGAACTGATGCGACGCGTGCTTGCCAAAACAGAAGACGCGGTCGCCTTCCCGGACACGATGCACCGACGACCCGGCCCGCTCAACACGTCCGACCAGGCCATAGCCGGGCCGGAACGGGTACGCGTTCCAGCTTCCGGGCGTACACACTCCCGGCGCAGTCGCCGTATAGATCGCCAGCTCGGTGCCCGGGCTGACTACTGTTGCGTCGGCCGCGATCGCGCACGCCGTAGGGGGTAGGTCGTTCAAGTCAAAGGTTTCGGCCGCGATCTCCAGCCGATTCTGATCGGGCACGACTGCATAGCGGGATGCGACAGCGGTCATGTGCGAGCCACCTCTACCGGCATACCACTCAACGACGATTGTCGTGCGGCCTCCATCACCTGCACCTGCCGGCCAAGCTCGTCCAGCGTCACCGGCGCGGGCGCATCCCCAGCGATCGCCCGCCCCACGCCGGCGTAGAAGCCGCGATAGTCTCCGGGCGCGATCTCCAATTGACCTTCGATGGCCAGCCCGTGTTCACCGCCCAGCACGATGCGGCCGGTCTCCGGCGCGATGCTCCACGCCGGGTCGTTCGGATAAATCCCTGCGCGCAGCAGCGCCTCCTGCGGGTCGACCCCTTGCTTCTCGAACGCGCCGTTCGTGCCGCGCAGTGTGAAACGCGGCGCGCTCACGCCGTTGAGGACGTCTGTCTCAAGGACAATGTTGAGACCATTGCCGTATGTCATCAGCACGCGAAACGCATCGTCGACCGTGCACCCCAGCCGGTGAATCATGATCTGGGCGAAGACCGACTGCGGCATCCCGAAAAGCTGGAGCGCCTGATCGATCAGGTGCGGCCCGAGGTCGTTGAAGACGCCGCCCAATTCCTCGGGCCGGTCGCGCCACACACCCCGTGGTTTCGGTCGGAACATGACCCAGCGCGACTCGAAGTAGTGAACCGTCCCAAGCATTCCGCTGATCATCAACTGCCGTACGGCTTGAAAGTCGCCGTCCCAGCGCCGGTTATGAAAAGGAACTGCCAGCTTACCTGCCGCAGCGGCCGCGTGTTGGAGCGTATCCACCTCGCGGAGCGATACCGCCGCGGGTTTTTCAATCACTACGTGCTTGCCAGCCTCGAGCGCCGCAAGCGCATGGGGCATGTGCATACGGTGCGGTGTCGCGACCACGACCAGATCGACATCGTCAGCGGTGAGCACGTCCTCGACGGTCGGCACGATTCGCGTACCGGGCAGGGCCGCCTGCGCTTCCGCCCGGGTCGTTGCCACGACACGAACATCGAACTCGGACAGCGCGCGAAGGTACGGGACGTGGAAGCAGCGCCCGGCAAGCCCGTAACCCAAAACTCCGGTTCGAATTGGGGTCGTCATCCGTAAACCTCCGTGTTCATGTCGTGAGTGTCGCGCCCGTGGACACCGAGTCCCACGCAGCTCGAAGATGTGTCACACTGCGCCGCAGTCCGTCCAGCACGCGTTCGGTGCTGCCGAGGTAGGCGTTCGCTTCCAGTTCGATCATCACGCCGCCGCGATAGCCACCAGTGCGCAGACCGCCCAGCAATCGCGCCCAGTCCAGATCGCCTTCGCCCGGGATCCGGAACTCCCACCACGGCGCACGATTCTCGACGACACCTTGCGGGGCGGTTTCCTGATAGCGGTAAGGCATCGTGATCCCGTGTTCGGCCAGCACGTCACGCTTGACGTGGCTGTCTTTGGCATGCACGCTCAGGATGTGGTCGGCAAACTCGGCGAGCGGCGCATACGGGTCGATCATCTGCCACAGCAGGTGTGAGGGATCGTAGTTGAGGCCGAAGTTCGGGAAACTCTGCGCTGCGTCAAACAAAGGCCGCCACGTCGCCGGCCCCAAGGCGAAGTTTCCGGTGGCCGGGCAGAACTCGAGCGCGAACCGCACGCCGGTCTGCAGACCCTCCTCAAGCAGCGGCGCCCAGAAGTCAAGCGATGCGCGGATGTTGTCTTCCAGCGGCCAGTCTTTCCGGGCGCCGACCGACATGGTGATCTGCGGCACGCCAAGCAGAATCGCAAGGTCGAGGAGCCTGCGCGTCTCGCGCGTGAACTCAACCTGCTTGGCGCCGTCTGGCGTGAGGACGTTGCGCGCGTAGATCAACGAGGCGACTCGCACCTCCCCCTCGGTGACGACGCGCTTGAAAGCGGCGAGGTCGCGCTTGACCGAAGGCCCGACCTCCATGCAGGTCAGGCCGGCCTCACGGGCGATCGCGACGGCTTCGTCAATGGTAGTCGAACCGAGGCAGTTGGTGACGAACCCCCACTCGACCTGCGCCTCTGCGCTCACTTGAGGGCTCCCATCGTCATGCCGCGCAGGAGCTGCTTTTGCGTCAGCAGGTACACGATCAGCACCGGGATGACCGCGAACACCAGCGACGCTGCGAGAACCGGGTAGTCGATGAAGTACTCGCCGTACAGCTTGGCAAGGCCGGAGCTGAGCGGACGCAGGGCCGGGTTGGTGACCAGCGTATAGGACAGCGCGAACTCATCCCAGAAGAAGACGAATTGAAACAGGCCGACGGTCAGCAGGCCTGAGCGGCTCATGGGCAGCGCGACGTACCAGAACGTCTGCCAGATGTTTGCGCCATCGGTCAATGCCGCATCCATGATCTCGCCGGGCAGCGACTCGAAGAACGCGCGGAGGATAAAGATCGTGAGCGGAAGTCCAATGGTCGCGTATACGATCGGCAGCGTGTACGGCTGGTTGGTCATACCGAGCTGGCGCGTATTCAGGAACAATGGGATGAGCAGCACCTCGGCGGACAGGATCAACCCGGCGATGAACAAGTTGTAGATCGGCTCACGCAGCGGGAACCGGAAGCGCGCCAACGCATACGCCGCCAACGCCCCGACCGACAGGTTGAGCGCCAGCGCCGACCCGGTGATGTACAGGCTGTTGAACAGGTGCCGCCCAAGGTCGACTTCGTTCCACGCCTTGACGTAGTTGTCCACTGTGAACGACCGGGGCAGCAGAAAGATCTGGTATGTGTCGCGGAACTCGGAGACCGACAACGAAACGAAGTACATGAACGGCGCCAGCGTCATCGAGGTCAATAGGAACAGGATGACGTACGCGATGATTTTGATCGGGAGGGGGACTTCTTTCCAGCGCATCGGCAGCTCCTGTGTCGAATTTCGCCCGGGCGTGATCAGTCGATGCTGAACCGTCTGGTGAAGTAGCTCCGCACCAGCGCGATCACGACCAGCACCAGCAGGATGAGATTCGCCATCGCACTCCCTAAACCGAGATCGTTGTACGTGAACACGGTCTTATAGAGGTAAGTGTTGATGACTTCCGACGCATTGAATGGCCCACCGTTGGTGAGGATGAAGACCAGCGTAAACACGCGAATGGCGAGGATCGTGTACCAGATTCCAACGATCAGGATAATCGGGCGGATCAGCGGGATGATGACGTAGCGCACCGTCTGGAAGGTTGTCGCGCCATCGGTCGCCGGCGCGTCTTTGAGGTCCTCAGGAATGTCAAGCAGCGCCGCGCCGAACAGAATCACGCCGTATCCCAGCCAGCGCCAAATGAACACCCCGATTACAGAGATGAGCGCCAGATCGGGATTGCCCAGCCAATCTGCCTTGAGTGCGCCTAGCCCGACGGAATCAAGGATTTGGTTGAGTAAGCCATTCTGCGCACTGAACACGCGGGAGAAGGCCAAGCCAACCACGATCGAGGGCGTGACGACAGGCAGAAACAACATGATGCGAAAGATGCCTGCACCCGGCATACCGCTGTCCAGCATGAGCGCGAGGAACAGCGCCAATCCCATCATGATCGTGAGTGACGCGGCGATGAAAATGAAATTATTGCCGACGGCGTTCCAGAACAGCGGGTCGTCAAAAAGGATCTCGTAGTTCTCAAGCCCAACCCACTCCGGCGGGCGAAACCCGTTCCAGTTGTGAAAGCCGAGAAAGAAGTTATACGGGATGGCGAAGACTTCGATGATGAGGAACATCGCCAGCGCGGGAAGGATAAATAGGTATGCAGTCCGCGTGTTACTCCGCCGTACGGGTTGAGCCCGTTCCGCGGTGCCTGCTCTGACTCTAGAAAACCTCTTCAGCGACATTCGAATTTGCCACTCGATTCATCAACAGGGAGGGTGACAGCACGGCCCAAGGGGACAAGGAAAGCCGCCACGGCAGCTCTCCTTGTCCAACC
It contains:
- a CDS encoding sugar phosphate isomerase/epimerase encodes the protein MSAEAQVEWGFVTNCLGSTTIDEAVAIAREAGLTCMEVGPSVKRDLAAFKRVVTEGEVRVASLIYARNVLTPDGAKQVEFTRETRRLLDLAILLGVPQITMSVGARKDWPLEDNIRASLDFWAPLLEEGLQTGVRFALEFCPATGNFALGPATWRPLFDAAQSFPNFGLNYDPSHLLWQMIDPYAPLAEFADHILSVHAKDSHVKRDVLAEHGITMPYRYQETAPQGVVENRAPWWEFRIPGEGDLDWARLLGGLRTGGYRGGVMIELEANAYLGSTERVLDGLRRSVTHLRAAWDSVSTGATLTT
- a CDS encoding zinc-binding alcohol dehydrogenase encodes the protein MTAVASRYAVVPDQNRLEIAAETFDLNDLPPTACAIAADATVVSPGTELAIYTATAPGVCTPGSWNAYPFRPGYGLVGRVERAGSSVHRVREGDRVFCFGKHASHQFYDDMASGKPVTAIYPVPDDISAQQLVMLRMALVAIHGPQLTQCRPGDTVAVFGLGVVGNLAAQLYRHAGLRVIGLDPVRMRCDRALQVGVEHVIDVPPEEQLAALRELTHGRGAEVTVEAVGHSAVAETCVAACADTGQVILLGSPRVPYSGDLNRTFRDIHMRWLTVRGALEWRLPPYAGLGIPVSVESNLAYLIQLLRDGRVDVNAVTTHVIAPEALPAAYDGLLNRKTDYLGVVVDWHAEHTNRG
- a CDS encoding carbohydrate ABC transporter permease yields the protein MRWKEVPLPIKIIAYVILFLLTSMTLAPFMYFVSLSVSEFRDTYQIFLLPRSFTVDNYVKAWNEVDLGRHLFNSLYITGSALALNLSVGALAAYALARFRFPLREPIYNLFIAGLILSAEVLLIPLFLNTRQLGMTNQPYTLPIVYATIGLPLTIFILRAFFESLPGEIMDAALTDGANIWQTFWYVALPMSRSGLLTVGLFQFVFFWDEFALSYTLVTNPALRPLSSGLAKLYGEYFIDYPVLAASLVFAVIPVLIVYLLTQKQLLRGMTMGALK
- a CDS encoding Gfo/Idh/MocA family oxidoreductase, producing the protein MTTPIRTGVLGYGLAGRCFHVPYLRALSEFDVRVVATTRAEAQAALPGTRIVPTVEDVLTADDVDLVVVATPHRMHMPHALAALEAGKHVVIEKPAAVSLREVDTLQHAAAAAGKLAVPFHNRRWDGDFQAVRQLMISGMLGTVHYFESRWVMFRPKPRGVWRDRPEELGGVFNDLGPHLIDQALQLFGMPQSVFAQIMIHRLGCTVDDAFRVLMTYGNGLNIVLETDVLNGVSAPRFTLRGTNGAFEKQGVDPQEALLRAGIYPNDPAWSIAPETGRIVLGGEHGLAIEGQLEIAPGDYRGFYAGVGRAIAGDAPAPVTLDELGRQVQVMEAARQSSLSGMPVEVART
- a CDS encoding exo-alpha-sialidase; translated protein: MQARALTRFLTALIDQGRARVLVPAYRPSTGHWFGGGNLIQLADGTLLLSGRYRNYGDSRTGLGAGERGLECAVFASEDRGRTFRKIVSFSKADLSQSGAEVVSIEGTSLHALLDGSIELFVSSEKDIPYPDGLAEYQKPGTGVWSIDRIAAPSVSSLDPARMEPVIANHDLPEYLHVKDPSVFNMPDGDTGLIFCSHPFTWASSNTGLAIRRSGASPFDIVDWEAASRGPTWDIAATRVTGRLAVPALGAFADGPPRFVYFYDGAECLRKLDENPNARRRPRGYSCEELGGAFVGGPLPTRDMQRLSRLAPLFVSPYGTGSSRYVSTLTLEEGILAIWQQSQPDESQPLVGHVLPMNEVERLLRPG
- a CDS encoding sugar ABC transporter permease is translated as MFLIIEVFAIPYNFFLGFHNWNGFRPPEWVGLENYEILFDDPLFWNAVGNNFIFIAASLTIMMGLALFLALMLDSGMPGAGIFRIMLFLPVVTPSIVVGLAFSRVFSAQNGLLNQILDSVGLGALKADWLGNPDLALISVIGVFIWRWLGYGVILFGAALLDIPEDLKDAPATDGATTFQTVRYVIIPLIRPIILIVGIWYTILAIRVFTLVFILTNGGPFNASEVINTYLYKTVFTYNDLGLGSAMANLILLVLVVIALVRSYFTRRFSID